AGCCTGGCACAACCTCCGGCTTTACAGGTTACTTATGTGACACCGGATCAAATTATCTGTCCGGAAGATTCAACAACAATCACTGTTGCGGGAACAGGTGGTAATGGACCATTGAACAACAATTATACATTTACCTGGAAAGAAAACGGAACAGTTATCGGAACAGGTGCGTCCATTACGGTTAATCCGGATGCAACAGGAACGGTTTACTGTGTGGAATTGACTGAAGCATGTGGTTCACCAAGCGCTGATTCATGTATGACCATTACGTTCCCTACGCCGATCAACGCACTATACAGGGCGAATAAGCCTTACTCTTGTTTACCCGGAGATTTGGTATTCTATTTAGATACTGCAAACATGGTGGATTTTGATTACGATGACCCGATCGATTCGGTAATGGTTACATTCGGTAACGGAGACGAAGGTGTGGTGTACGGAAATGACAGTATTCACTATGTATACACGGCTGCAGGAATTTATACGATCGATGTTGTTGTGGTTTCTGAATTGGGTTGTGTAACGACAGGTACTTATCCGGGAATTGCAAACATCATTGCAAACCCGGTAGCTGATTTCACCATGTCAGCCAATCCGACAACCATCTTTGAAACGGTTGTAAAAATGCAGGATAAATCGAGTCCGAATGTGGTGAACTGGACGTGGTCTTCACCGGGTTCCGATCCGAACAACAGTACTTACCAGAATCCGACATTCCACTTCCCGGAAGGCGTTGTAGCAACTTACCCGATTCAATTGATCGTTGAAACTCCGGAAGGATGTATCGATACGGTTGAACGCGTACTGACGGTAAACAGTGATGTGATTTTCTATGCACCGAATGCATTTACTCCGGATGGGGATGAATTCAATCAAACATGGAAATTCTTCGTTTCAGGAATCGATGAATACAATTTTGAATTGCTGATCTTCGACCGATGGGGGGAAATCATCTGGGAAACACATGATGTAAACTCAACCTGGGATGGAACGTATAACGGAGTGAAAGTTCGTGAAGGAGCTTATACCTGGATTGCCCGGGTGAAAGAACTCTACACGGATGCGAAAAGAACTTTCAACGGATCCATCACGATTATTAAGTAAATACCAACTACTTTAATATATAAATCAGGGAATCCCGTCTCGGCATAGCCGGGGCGGGATTCTTTTTTTTTGACTTTTTTACCGGAAAATCATTGTTGTGTCAATGACTTGCTCAATTCCATAAAGGGCCTGTTATCCATGGATGAAATAAATGTGTTTTATTTTCGTTGTTTTGGTAATTTATCCGTTGATTTTTACGTTTTATCGACATTTTAAAGCAACCTGACATTAAAAAAATCGTTTTAAAAACAACACAATAAGGTAATTATGAAGAGGATAATATTAATATGTACGTTGTTGTTTCTTTCAAACAGTGTATTAAATGCTCAGGTAACATTATGCCTGGGGCAGGATGCTACGGTTTGTGCCGGTCAAACGGTTCAGATAACAAACTGTGGTGGGGGCGGACCTGTATTGGGTAATGGAATTACTTTGGACAACCCGGTGACAATTCCCCAATTGTCGGATGATATGTTTTCAGGGTTGATTCCGATGGGTTTTACCTTCAATTTTTATGGAACGAACTATACCAATTGCGTCATCGGATCAAACGGTTTGGTAAGCTTTAACGCAACTAATGCAAACGCGGGATGTCCGTGGAGTTTGGTTGGTATGGGAACGCTTCCTAACACTGGTTTGACAACAGCAAGAAATTCTGCGATGCTCTTTTATTCTGATATTAACCCGTCTCAGCCGCCAATTGGCCCGATTAAATACCAGACTATAGGAACCGCACCAAACAGAAAATTCGTAGTGTTGTTCGAAAGTGTAAACGCATTCTCTTGTTTGAATACCTGTTACTACGGAGCATTGGTGTTTTACGAAACAAGCAATATGATCGACATGATGATCGGTCAAAAACCCAATTGTGCAAGCTGGAACGGAGGCTTGGCCATCCAGGGGCTTGAAAATGCAGCCGGAACAGTTGCAACCATTACACCGGGAAGAAATAACAGCGTTTGGGCCGCAAACCAGGATGGAAAACGTTTTACACCGATCGCACCGGGAAATACATCTAGTTATTCGGTAGCTACCGTTCAGTATTATACAGTTACTTCTTCGTCAAACAACTCTATCCAATGGGCAAGTACAACCGGTGGATTGTATCCGTATAACGGAGGAGTTTTAAATATTACGACCGTTCCACCGGGAACTACCGGGTATTATTTGACTGCTTCTGCGTGTAATGCCGCCGTGGGTGGGGTGAGTGATACCACATTTATTACCAGACAAGTGGTAACGGGCACAACTACCGCAACCACAGATTATTGTTTCGGAGGTGTCGGTACGGCAACGGTGAATACGACACAAGGTTCAGCACCGTTTACTTATTCCTGGACACCGGGAGGACAAACTACCCAAACGGCAACCAACCTGGTTTCAGGTCCTTATACGGTTCATGTAACGGATGCATTGGGGTGCAGCGCGAATATCAATGTGAATGTTCCGAATACCAATGCTACTTTCAGCGGCTCATCGACTTTAGTGAGTTGTCCGGGAGGAAATGACGGTACCGCAACTGCAACAATGACTCCACCGCTGGGAGTGGTTTCCTATAACTGGTATGACGCAGGCGGACAAACAACGCAAACAGCAACCGGATTAACGGCAGGAACTTATCACTGTGTTGTGACAACTTCCCAGTCGACAGGTTGTACCGATACGGTTGAAGTAATCGTTTCCGAAATTCCGGGAATGGTATCCACCATTGTGAACCAGCAGGATGCAACCTGTAACAGTGCAAACGATGGTATAATTGAAGTAAGTGTTGTTGCCGGAACGGCTCCGTATACGTATTCCTGGGATGCTTCGGCTTCTACAGGTCCGTTGGCGAACGATCTGTATGCAGGAACACATACCGTAACAATTACAGATGCGAATGGCTGTGTGATCACAACAACAGCAACGATCGGTGAGCCGGTGGCGCTGAAGATTACCAGTTTGACTCCTGATACGATCATTTGTCCGGAAGCTTCCATTGTATTGAACGTTCAGGGAACGGGTGGTAACGGAAGCCAGTATTATACATTCACCTGGAAAGAGAACGGAACGGTTATCGGAACGGGAACATCCATGACGGTTGACCCGGAAGTTTCCGCCACTCAATATTGTGTGGAACTGACTGAAACTTGTGGTTCGCCAAGTACTGATTCCTGTATGACGATTACTTTCCCTCCGGCAATCAGACCGAACTATGTTTCCAATGTACCTTATTCCTGTCTTCCGGGAGAGTTTGTATTCCTGAACAATTCAGACAATAAGGACCAGATCGATTCGGTAATAGTAGACTTCGGGAATGGTGATATGGGAGTTTTCTACGGCGATTCCAATATTACTTACACTTACACAGCTGCAGGAATCTATACGATCAGTGTGATTGCTACGTCAACACGCGGTTGTATCACCGACAGCACTTTTGTGGGAATTGCCAATGTGATCGCAAACCCTGTGGCTGACTTTACCATGTCTGCAAACCCGACAACCATTTTTGAAACAGTTGTAAAAATGCAGGATAAATCCAGTCCGGGAGTCGTGAACTGGACCTGGAGTGCTCCGGGAGCAACTCCGAATAACAGTACGTATGAAAGTCCGACCTTCCATTATCCGGAAGGTGTGGTAGGCACCTATCCGATTCAGCTGATCGTTGAAACGGCAGAAGGATGTATCGATACCATAGAACGAGTATTGACGGTAAACAGTGACATCATTTTCTACGCTCCGAATGCATTTACGCCTGACGGGGATGAATTTAACCAAACATGGAAATTCTTTGTTTCGGGAATTGATGAGTATAATTTTGAGTTGATGATCTTTGATCGTTGGGGAGAAGTTATTTGGGAAACGCACGATCCGAATGCAGCTTGGGACGGAACCTACAACGGTAAGGTTGTTCAGGCCGGAGCTTATTCCTGGATTGCACGTGTGAAAGACATTTATACAGATACCAAGAGAACGTTCAACGGAGCCATCAATATTCTCAAATAGTATTACCGGCTACTTTAATATATAAATCAGGAACCCCGATCTGCACGAGCAGTTTCGGGGTTTGTTTTTTGAATAAATCCGGGTTTTAGCGTGAAAAGCTGTGTTGTCATGCTTATTTTTGTTTGCTCCATCAAACAAAAATGAATATGAAGAACTTTTTGGCGGTATTGCAATTGTTAGTATGCTCCATAAGCATTCATGCCCAAACAAAGGATTCGAGCAGGATTGTGATTCCGGAATTGAAGCTGAATTTCAATAAATCCGGGACCAGCTATATCAAAGCCACTTTTACGGCGCAAACCTGGGCCAGGTATTCCGAATTGAACCCGGGAACAACGATTGACGGGACACCTAAATCCGATTTGGGAGACATCGGGATCAGAAGATGGCGTATCCAGCTTTTCGGGCAACTGACCAACCGCGTTTATTTCTATACGCAATTCGGACAGAATAATTTCAGTTTCCTGCAGCCAAGACATACCGGAGCTTTCCTCCACGATGCCATTACAGAATTCAGAATTGCCAAACAACTGCAAATAGGTATGGGTTTGACTGCCTGGGGAGGAGTTTCCCGCTTTTCGGCACCTGCAGTAGCAAATATCATGGGATTGGACGCCCCCATTTATCAGCAGGCAACGAACGGAATAAATGATCAGTTCGGGCGAAAACCATCGGTTTACCTGAAAGGAGAAATTTCGCGGTTGAATTACCGCATTGCCTTATCAAGACCGATGTCGGTTAGAAATAGCACGGTGGCCATTCCTCCGATTAGCGCAAATTCAAATTTCAGCACAGAAGCACCGGAAGCACAAACTTCGGGATATTTGTTCTGGCAGTTTTTTGATACCGAAACAACACCGAATCCCTATATGAGCGGAACGTACCTGGGGAAAAAGAAATTGCTGAACCTGGGAGTCGGATGGATGCATCAAAACCGGGCCATGTGGCATACCACAGAAACCGGCGACACAAGCAGGACAGCTTTATTGTTGGTGGGAGCAGATATTTTCCTGGATTTACCGGTAGGAAAAAAAGGAGCGGCATTGAATGCATATGCAGCCTATAATTATTTCGATTACGGGAAGAATTATCTGCGGATGCTGAACGGAATGAATCCTGCAAACGGGGTAAATGCAGAAGCATCGCTGAATGGCCCGGGAGTCAATTACCCGATGATGGGAACGGGGAATATTTTATTTGCACAAGTAGGTTACAAATTAAAGGATGATCTGTTTGCAAAAGACAATGGAACGCTGATGCCTTACCTGGAAGTTCAGTATTCCCGATTCCAGGCATTGAAAGATCCTTCGGTCATGTGTGAAGCCGGTATCAATTGGCTGATTCACGGAACGCACGGGGCGAAATTGTCTTTAGGTTTACAGAACAGGCCTGTTTTCGAAAACAATGCATTGGGAGAAGCTATTCAGAAGACACGAAAAAATATGTTGGTACTTCAGTATCAAATTGCCTTTTAACTTTTCTATATTTAATGTATTATAGGTTTAACAACATTCACAAGCAACATGAAATATTTAAGCATTCTGGCATTTGCTCTCGTGTTTTCTTTCCATGGAAAGACACAAAAGATTCAACGCTGTGATTCCGTTCCGGCTTTGAATGCAGAGATATTGAACCTTTTAAAACCGTACACGGGACAGAAAATTCTTCGGGGCGAGTGCTGGGATGTTTTGAGCCTGGCTTTGAATGAAACTCATGCCGACTGGAATGGCTACGATGTATTCGGAACTCCTTATGATTACAAAAAAGAATGTGTTTCTCCGGGAGATATCATTGCTTTTAAAGGAGTGAAATTCGGCGGGATCCAGAACGGGCAAAAGTATTTCGAGGAAATGGAAAAGCATTTCGCGGTTGTAAAAGAAGTTCGCCCCAACGGAGAATTATTGCTCCTACACCAGAATACAGGCAGATTCGGAAAAAAACTCGGAGAATCGAGTATTTTTCTGGGAGATCTGAAGAAAGGAAAAATGGAATTCTTTCGCCCCAAGCGTTAATCGATCCGCATCCGGATCCGCCATTCTTTGGGAAACAAATTGTTGAAACGGTTTCCCAGGTGTTTGATCCATCCCAATTTCGTCCCTTCAAATGAAACGGTGTTAAATCCCGGTTTTCCTTCCAGGTTAAATGTTTCGCCTTTCAGGTAGTGCAATGCCTGTTCCTGTGTCAAAGGAATATCCGGAATTTTTCCGGATAAAATACCTGCGTCGAAAACCAGCGCTTCATTCGGGATCAGTCCTTTGCGGGAAAGTTCTCCCAGTTCAGTGCCTAATTTGATTATCCGCAGCTGGGAATGCAGCGTTTCCACCAATTCGGAAAACCCTTCCGGAATCGCAAATACGTAATTGTTCCACTGAATGAGTTCCGATTTCGAATCATTGATCCATTCATTGTACCAGGCTTCCCGTTTTAAGCGTGTAAGTGCACTTTTTTTGCGCGATTTGTTCTTTTGAATGCGTTCTTCACCCAATTTCTGAATGACAACAACATAAAATCCTTCCGTTTTCAATTCGGAGGGAAGTGCATAATACCCGGTTCCGTCTCGTCCCGGTCTTGCAAAAGGAAGGTCTATCGAATGGATTTGTGAATCGGTTTGTTCCAGGATCCAGCGCACATTGTCTTCGTTCTCCTGCGCATTGAACGTACAGGTCGAATAAATCAAAAAGCCCCGTGGTTTCAACGAATCCCATACATCCATGACGATGCGTTTTTGCCGCGCTGAACACAAATTCACGGATTCTTCCGACCATTCATTGCGTGCTTCCTGGTCTTTGCGGAACATACCTTCCCCGGAACACGGAGCATCTATCAGGATGCAATCAAACGTGTTTTTTAATCCGTCGAAATCTTGGGGGTCATTGTTACTCACCAGGGAGTTTTTCGCACCCCATTTGGTGAGATTTTCCTTCAGTATCTTGGATCGTCCCTGGATGACTTCATTGGCAAGCAATAAGCCTTTTCCCTGGAGAAAATCTGCGATCAATGTACTTTTTCCTCCCGGAGCGGCGCACAAATCAAGGATTACCGGCTCATCCGGAAGTTCCAGTTGCCGCAATATGCTGTCGATGAATTGAGAACCTGCTTCCTGCGGGTAGTACCTGCCGCCGTGAAAATGCGGATCAAGTGTAAAAACCGGCCGTTCGGGAAGGTAAAATCCGTTTTGTGACCAAGGAATTTTTTCCAAACCATTGAAAACCGAACTTCCTTTGGAAGAATTGATCCGGATCGCAACGGGTTGTTCTTCATTCAAAGCCTGAAGCAGCGAATCTCCTAAAAACGGGTCCTTACTGACGCGTTCAACAAATGCTTTGGGAAGTTCAACTTTTTTCATGGTCTTGCAAAAGGTAATCGGGCGTTGGCACTCACTTCCTGGGTGGCAAATTGTTGTTTTTCAGCCAGGAATTTTCCTGCAATGGCTATCATTGCTGCATTATCGGTGCAGTATTCAAACTTGGGAATAAACACGTTCCAGCCGAGTTTTTGGCCTTCTTCAGCCAATTTGGCCCGCAACCCGGAATTGGCAGAAACACCGCCTGCTATAGCAATGTCTTTGATTCCCGTATCAGCTGATACTTTTCGCAACTGCCGGAACAGGATTTCCAAAATCGTGGACTGGATCGATGCACACAGATCCGCTTTATGTTCTTCAATGAAATTCGGGTTTTTGGCCACTTCTTTTTGGATAAAATAAAGCACGGAAGTTTTTAGCCCGCTGAAGCTGAAGTTGTAACCTTCCACCTGTGGTTTTGCAAACGAAAACGCATTCGGATTTCCTTCTTTGGCATATTTGTCGATCAAAGGCCCGCCCGGATAGGGGAAACCCAAAATCTTTGCAGTTTTGTCGAAAGCTTCTCCGGCTGCGTCATCGATTGTACTTCCCAAAACAACCATTTCAGTCGGGGAATCAATCCGCACCAGTTGCGTATGCCCGCCCGAAACGGTCATGCAAATAAACGGAAAACCCGGAACAGGAACTCCTTCATTGATGAAATGTGCAAGAATGTGCGCATGCATGTGATGGACCGCAACCATCGGTTTGTTCAGCGCCAGGCTCAGTGATTTGGCAAATGCAGTTCCCACCACCAATGAACCCATCAATCCCGGACCTTGTGTAAATGCGATTAAATCGATATCTTTAAGTGTCAGAGCCGCCTTTTTTAGGGCTGCGTCAACTACCGGGATGATATTCTGTTGATGCGCACGCGAGGCCAATTCAGGGACTACGCCACCATATTGTTCATGGATCGCCTGGGTTGCCGTCACGTTAGATAAAATGGTATCATCTTTGAGAATAGCAGCAGAAGTATCATCACAAGATGATTCAATTCCGAGAATTACTAATGATTGTTGGCTCAACTTTGTTAATTTTGTATATAATACATGGCAAAAGTACTCAAAATACTAGGTAGAATAGTAGGGATTTCTTTTGAATGGGTGCTTTTGGTGCTCATACTTTTCGCTTTTGCCATTCGTACGAGCCAATTTCAGACCTATTTGGGCTCCCTCGCAACCAATTTTTTATCCAAAGAATTAAATACCGAATTGCGTATCGGGAAGATCGATATCGTCTTTTTCGATAAAGTGTATTTGAAAGATGTATTTGTGCGGGATCTTCACGGCGATACGCTGGCTTCTCTGAACCAGATCATGGTGCGTGTCAAAAGTTTCGATCCGGGAGGTGATTACATCCACCTGAAAAGCGTCGGGTTGTCGAAGGGAAGAGTAGGTATCGAACGCGATACGATTACCGGGGATTACAATTACGAGTTTATTGCAGATTATTTCTCCGGGAAGAAATCGAATAAACCTAAATCGGATCCGCCTACGGTGACAGTTGATAACGTGGATATCGAATGGGTGACTATTTCCTACGATGATAACCGGAAAGGTAGAAATACCTATGGAATGGATTACGACCACCTGAAATTCAAGGACGTCATTCTCCATATTGAAGATTTTAAAGAAGAAAAAGGAGTTTTGGCTTTCCGGCTGGAGCACCTCCAAACGCAGGAAAAATGTGGTTTCTGGCTGAAGCATTTATTTGCCAATGCCGTTATCAACCCGCACAAGGGAATTTTATTGAACAAGGTAGAGATCAATACTTCCCGGTCGAATATTTATGCTTCTAAACTGAACATGTTGATGAGTTCCATGGAGGGACTTCGTGATTTTGTCGACAGTGTGGCATTTGATGCGGTTATTGATTCCTCCAGAGTCAGTTTTTGGGATATTTCCCAGTTCGGAACAGCCCTGGAAGGAATGAATGAAGTGGTTTCACTAAGTGCAGAAGTAACCAAAAAGGTCAAAGACCTCAAAATAGACAACCTGGACCTGCGTTTCGGAAAACGAAGCATTGTCCGCGGAAATTACTCCCTGCCGGATTTCAGGAATCTTTCGGCATCTAATTTTAACCAGCGCATCGATTATGCCCTCATTGATTTTTCGGATGTGGAAAAGATCCAATTGCCCAAAGATGCGGGGCAAAGCCGGTTGAAATTCAGTGAAATGGTCGACAGGCTGGAATATGCCCAGGTACGGAATACAACGGTGCGCGGTTCTACAGATAAATTCGCGCTGAAAAGTGATAAATTGCAATGTATGCTGGGCTCCGTTCAGCTGGATAATGAAATTACATTTACCAAACTGAAAGAAGGCGGTTATTCCTTCAACCGCACAAAAGGAGAACGCTATGACATTGTAGTCGATAGTTTTAACCTGGCGAAATTCCTAGATAATCCAACCTTCGGAAATGTGGAAGGCCAGGTTTACCTGAGCGGAGTTGTCGGTCAGAAAGACATGATCCGCCTGGAAACACTGGAAGGTGAAGTGACCAAATTCCAGTTCAACAATTACGCGTATTCAAACATTACGGTATCGAACGGTTCATTCATTAACAATATCCTGGATGCAGATCTGAAAGTGGATGATCCGAACCTCAAACTGGCATTCAACGGCTTGATAGATGTTTCGAAAGTGCAGCATTTTGATTTTAAAGTCGGTATTGAGGAAGCCAACCTCGGAAAGCTGAATTTTGTGAAGGACCCGGAATCATCTTTCGTTGGGAATTTAGACATGGACCTGAGAGGGAACTCGCTGGAAACTTACGAAGGATTGATCAATGCCAATGGTATTGAGTTTGTCGACCAGGGCAAAAAAATGGCCCTTCCGGAACTGAGCCTTTACATCGAACGAAATCCGGAAAATGACCGTTTTGAATTGAGAAGCGATATCATAGATGCCGATCTGAGCGGAAAGATTAATTTCAAAACCATTCCGATTGCCGTAAATAACGGACTTTCAGATGCATTTCCTTCTTATTTTTCTCCGAAAGAATACCCGAGAGGAGTTGAATCAACAGATCACTTTGAGTTAAATGCGACCATCAAGAATTCCCAGGATTTCCTCAATATTTTTGTTCCGAAACTGGAAATAGCTTATGGAACCGTCGTAAAGGTAGAGCTCGATTCCCGGGCCCATCACCAGATGCTGGATATCCAATCTTCTAAAATCAGCTACGAAAAGCTGATGAACGACAAGAGTGATGCGTATATGACAAATATGGTCCTGCACCAGGAGTTTACGCAAGGGACCGGAACTCTGACCATCAACGCGGGAAAAACCCAATTGAGAGATTCTCTGGATGTGGAGAACATTCAGCTTTCGATGGATGGGACTAAAAATGTGTATCAAACAGACCTGATCTGGAATAAAGATGTTCCGAATACTTCCGACTTTGATTTCGTGATCGATGTACGAGAAGAAGGAGAATTTGACATTCAGGTAAAACCATCTTACTTCTCGGTGAAGAATAATCGATGGGACATTATGAATACCGGTCAGATGGTTTACCAGAAAAAGCATTTCGAGATCAAGCACCTGATGCTGGAGCGTGACAATCAATACCTGGCTGTGAACGGTGTTCTATCCGAGAATCCGGAAGATTACCTGACCATTAAAGCACACGAATTACATGTGGAAGAATTCTCTTCCCTGCTTGGTACGGGAGTTAAAATGCAGGGAAGCCTGGACGGAACGGCACGTTTGGCAACACCGTTTACAGATATCAAAATTGATGGTGATTTTGTCCTGAACGATTTCATCCTGGAAGGACAGGAAGTAGGAGATGTGCATGTGAATGGAATCTGGATTGACCTGGAACAAAAGATTATCCTGAACGGGGATTTGAAATACAAAGACCTTCAGACTTTCGATTTCAACGGGTATGTACTTCCAATGAAAAAAGAGGACAATATCAACTTTGACCTTGAATTCAAGGACATGAATTTGTCGTTTGTCAATGCATTCATGGACCCGGAAGTGATTTCCGATATCAGCGGAACGTTGAAAGGAGTTATTCATGCAACGGGAAGTTTTGATGAACCGGAAATTGCCGGAGACCTGCAGCTGAAAAAAGGAGGCTTGCGTGTGGGAATCCTGGGTACACACTACAGTTTGGGCGGGCCGTTGAAATTTGACGGTAAAAACGACGGTATTTATGGTGCTTTCCCTGTTCTGGACGACGAAGGAAATACGGCCTATGCCATCACTACAATTTTCCACAACAATTTCAAGGACTTCTCCATGAGCTTTGATATTAAGTTCGATGAAACGGTTGGCGGCTTCCGCGATCCGATCAGTAAACGTCCATTGAGTGCTCCGAGAAGGTTCATGGTTCTGAATACCGGGTACAAGGAAGGGACGGTGTATTACGGAAAAGCGTACGCTACCGGAACAGCGAGTATTTTGATCGAGAAAGGAAATACCGAGATCACGGTGGATGCAAAAACCGAAAAAGATACGGAAGTAAACCTGCCGATGTACGGAGCAAAGGAGATCAGCGAATTTGATTTCATTGACTTCAATACCGATTCCATTGCCGGAGATAAAGAAATCGATCTGACGGGTGTCGACCTGAATTTGAATATAGAAGCAACACCGGATGCGAAAATTAAACTGATCCTGAACGATCAGACAGGGGAAGAGATTTCTGCAACCGGACGTGGAAATATCGAACTTTCGATAGACAACCAGAACCATGTTGCTATGTCGGGGCGCTATGTAATCAACAGTGGACAGTACTTATTTGTTTTGAATCCTTTGAAAAAGGAGTTCCAGATCGCACAGGGAAGTAGCATTACCTGGACAGGAAGCCCGGAAGAAGCCAACCTGGACATCAAGGCCTATTACAAAGTAAACGCCAGTCTGGACGAATTGAACCGCGACCAGATCGGGGGATCAGCCGAAACCAAATCGGAAGTACACTGTGTGTTGCTGATCGGGCAAACGCTTTCCAATCCATCCATTACACTGGATATCGAGGTTCCGAATGTCAGCGAA
The window above is part of the Fluviicola sp. genome. Proteins encoded here:
- the tsaD gene encoding tRNA (adenosine(37)-N6)-threonylcarbamoyltransferase complex transferase subunit TsaD, whose amino-acid sequence is MSQQSLVILGIESSCDDTSAAILKDDTILSNVTATQAIHEQYGGVVPELASRAHQQNIIPVVDAALKKAALTLKDIDLIAFTQGPGLMGSLVVGTAFAKSLSLALNKPMVAVHHMHAHILAHFINEGVPVPGFPFICMTVSGGHTQLVRIDSPTEMVVLGSTIDDAAGEAFDKTAKILGFPYPGGPLIDKYAKEGNPNAFSFAKPQVEGYNFSFSGLKTSVLYFIQKEVAKNPNFIEEHKADLCASIQSTILEILFRQLRKVSADTGIKDIAIAGGVSANSGLRAKLAEEGQKLGWNVFIPKFEYCTDNAAMIAIAGKFLAEKQQFATQEVSANARLPFARP
- a CDS encoding translocation/assembly module TamB domain-containing protein: MAKVLKILGRIVGISFEWVLLVLILFAFAIRTSQFQTYLGSLATNFLSKELNTELRIGKIDIVFFDKVYLKDVFVRDLHGDTLASLNQIMVRVKSFDPGGDYIHLKSVGLSKGRVGIERDTITGDYNYEFIADYFSGKKSNKPKSDPPTVTVDNVDIEWVTISYDDNRKGRNTYGMDYDHLKFKDVILHIEDFKEEKGVLAFRLEHLQTQEKCGFWLKHLFANAVINPHKGILLNKVEINTSRSNIYASKLNMLMSSMEGLRDFVDSVAFDAVIDSSRVSFWDISQFGTALEGMNEVVSLSAEVTKKVKDLKIDNLDLRFGKRSIVRGNYSLPDFRNLSASNFNQRIDYALIDFSDVEKIQLPKDAGQSRLKFSEMVDRLEYAQVRNTTVRGSTDKFALKSDKLQCMLGSVQLDNEITFTKLKEGGYSFNRTKGERYDIVVDSFNLAKFLDNPTFGNVEGQVYLSGVVGQKDMIRLETLEGEVTKFQFNNYAYSNITVSNGSFINNILDADLKVDDPNLKLAFNGLIDVSKVQHFDFKVGIEEANLGKLNFVKDPESSFVGNLDMDLRGNSLETYEGLINANGIEFVDQGKKMALPELSLYIERNPENDRFELRSDIIDADLSGKINFKTIPIAVNNGLSDAFPSYFSPKEYPRGVESTDHFELNATIKNSQDFLNIFVPKLEIAYGTVVKVELDSRAHHQMLDIQSSKISYEKLMNDKSDAYMTNMVLHQEFTQGTGTLTINAGKTQLRDSLDVENIQLSMDGTKNVYQTDLIWNKDVPNTSDFDFVIDVREEGEFDIQVKPSYFSVKNNRWDIMNTGQMVYQKKHFEIKHLMLERDNQYLAVNGVLSENPEDYLTIKAHELHVEEFSSLLGTGVKMQGSLDGTARLATPFTDIKIDGDFVLNDFILEGQEVGDVHVNGIWIDLEQKIILNGDLKYKDLQTFDFNGYVLPMKKEDNINFDLEFKDMNLSFVNAFMDPEVISDISGTLKGVIHATGSFDEPEIAGDLQLKKGGLRVGILGTHYSLGGPLKFDGKNDGIYGAFPVLDDEGNTAYAITTIFHNNFKDFSMSFDIKFDETVGGFRDPISKRPLSAPRRFMVLNTGYKEGTVYYGKAYATGTASILIEKGNTEITVDAKTEKDTEVNLPMYGAKEISEFDFIDFNTDSIAGDKEIDLTGVDLNLNIEATPDAKIKLILNDQTGEEISATGRGNIELSIDNQNHVAMSGRYVINSGQYLFVLNPLKKEFQIAQGSSITWTGSPEEANLDIKAYYKVNASLDELNRDQIGGSAETKSEVHCVLLIGQTLSNPSITLDIEVPNVSESGKAVLSKIRSDKDELQKQFFSLLAFNRFQGTGNNSNGSYGGVAEIITQKMNEAFDQLSKETKINVGYNDNTVTGDKNFQLGLQRAYGAKQNIVLKTSLGVSNNTTTGTAQNSLIGSFNLEYLINDDGTFRVSIFNESNDKGILSNKDKGEFTQGVGLHYEETFNNISESRIIEFFANLFRKENKVNNSKRKNRVPVDYIPGQSPAIPVEQKEEENNIPAGEKEPEPIPGN
- a CDS encoding gliding motility-associated C-terminal domain-containing protein, with amino-acid sequence MKRIILICTLLFLSNSVLNAQVTLCLGQDATVCAGQTVQITNCGGGGPVLGNGITLDNPVTIPQLSDDMFSGLIPMGFTFNFYGTNYTNCVIGSNGLVSFNATNANAGCPWSLVGMGTLPNTGLTTARNSAMLFYSDINPSQPPIGPIKYQTIGTAPNRKFVVLFESVNAFSCLNTCYYGALVFYETSNMIDMMIGQKPNCASWNGGLAIQGLENAAGTVATITPGRNNSVWAANQDGKRFTPIAPGNTSSYSVATVQYYTVTSSSNNSIQWASTTGGLYPYNGGVLNITTVPPGTTGYYLTASACNAAVGGVSDTTFITRQVVTGTTTATTDYCFGGVGTATVNTTQGSAPFTYSWTPGGQTTQTATNLVSGPYTVHVTDALGCSANINVNVPNTNATFSGSSTLVSCPGGNDGTATATMTPPLGVVSYNWYDAGGQTTQTATGLTAGTYHCVVTTSQSTGCTDTVEVIVSEIPGMVSTIVNQQDATCNSANDGIIEVSVVAGTAPYTYSWDASASTGPLANDLYAGTHTVTITDANGCVITTTATIGEPVALKITSLTPDTIICPEASIVLNVQGTGGNGSQYYTFTWKENGTVIGTGTSMTVDPEVSATQYCVELTETCGSPSTDSCMTITFPPAIRPNYVSNVPYSCLPGEFVFLNNSDNKDQIDSVIVDFGNGDMGVFYGDSNITYTYTAAGIYTISVIATSTRGCITDSTFVGIANVIANPVADFTMSANPTTIFETVVKMQDKSSPGVVNWTWSAPGATPNNSTYESPTFHYPEGVVGTYPIQLIVETAEGCIDTIERVLTVNSDIIFYAPNAFTPDGDEFNQTWKFFVSGIDEYNFELMIFDRWGEVIWETHDPNAAWDGTYNGKVVQAGAYSWIARVKDIYTDTKRTFNGAINILK